In Bradyrhizobium sp. 1(2017), one DNA window encodes the following:
- the atpA gene encoding F0F1 ATP synthase subunit alpha: MDIRAAEISAILKDQIKNFGQEAEVSEVGQVLSVGDGIARVYGLDNVQAGEMVEFENGTRGMALNLETDNVGVVIFGADREIKEGQTVKRTRAIVDAPVGKGLLGRVVDALGNPIDGKGPIQADKRMRVDVKAPGIIPRKSVSEPMATGLKAIDALIPIGRGQRELIIGDRQTGKTAIALDTILNQKPLNAQPDENIKLYCVYVAVGQKRSTVAQFVKVLEEQGALEYSIVVAATASDPAPMQYIAPFTGCTMGEYFRDNGMHAVIIYDDLSKQAVAYRQMSLLLRRPPGREAYPGDVFYLHSRLLERAAKLSKDHGSGSLTALPVIETQANDVSAYIPTNVISITDGQIFLETDLFFQGIRPAVNVGLSVSRVGSSAQTKATKKVAGKIKGELAQYREMAAFAQFGSDLDASTQRLLNRGSRLTELLKQPQFSPLKMEEQVCVIWAGTNGYLDPLPVNKVRAFEDGLLSLLRGKNADILNSIRDSRDLSDDTAAKLKSVVEGFAKSFA, translated from the coding sequence ATGGACATCCGCGCCGCGGAAATTTCCGCGATCCTCAAGGACCAGATCAAGAATTTCGGCCAGGAAGCTGAAGTCTCCGAAGTCGGACAGGTGCTGTCCGTCGGCGACGGCATCGCCCGCGTCTACGGTCTGGACAACGTCCAGGCCGGTGAAATGGTCGAGTTCGAGAACGGCACCCGCGGCATGGCGCTGAACCTCGAAACCGACAATGTCGGCGTCGTTATTTTTGGTGCCGATCGCGAGATCAAGGAAGGCCAGACCGTCAAGCGCACCCGCGCCATCGTGGACGCGCCGGTCGGCAAGGGCCTGCTCGGCCGCGTCGTCGATGCGCTCGGCAACCCCATCGACGGCAAGGGTCCGATCCAGGCCGACAAGCGCATGCGCGTCGACGTCAAGGCGCCCGGCATCATTCCGCGCAAGTCGGTGAGCGAGCCGATGGCGACCGGCCTCAAGGCGATCGACGCCCTGATCCCGATCGGCCGCGGCCAGCGCGAGCTGATCATCGGCGACCGTCAGACGGGCAAGACCGCGATCGCGCTCGACACCATCCTGAACCAGAAGCCGCTCAACGCCCAGCCCGACGAGAACATCAAGCTGTACTGCGTCTACGTCGCGGTCGGCCAGAAGCGTTCGACCGTTGCCCAGTTCGTGAAGGTGCTGGAAGAGCAGGGCGCGCTCGAATACTCGATCGTCGTCGCTGCCACCGCGTCGGATCCGGCGCCGATGCAGTACATTGCGCCCTTCACCGGCTGCACCATGGGCGAGTACTTCCGCGACAACGGCATGCACGCGGTCATCATCTATGACGATCTGTCCAAGCAGGCCGTCGCCTACCGCCAGATGTCGCTGCTGCTGCGCCGCCCGCCGGGCCGCGAAGCCTATCCGGGCGACGTGTTCTACCTGCATTCCCGTCTGCTCGAGCGCGCGGCCAAGCTCAGCAAGGATCACGGCTCGGGCTCGCTGACGGCGCTGCCGGTCATCGAAACCCAGGCCAACGACGTGTCGGCCTACATCCCGACCAACGTCATCTCGATCACCGACGGTCAGATCTTCCTGGAAACCGACCTGTTCTTCCAGGGCATCCGTCCCGCCGTGAACGTCGGTCTGTCGGTGTCGCGCGTCGGCTCGTCGGCGCAGACCAAGGCCACCAAGAAGGTCGCCGGCAAGATCAAGGGCGAGCTCGCGCAGTACCGCGAAATGGCGGCGTTCGCGCAGTTCGGCTCCGACCTCGACGCCTCGACCCAGCGCCTGCTCAACCGCGGCTCGCGCCTGACCGAGCTCCTGAAGCAGCCGCAGTTCTCGCCGCTGAAGATGGAAGAGCAGGTCTGCGTGATCTGGGCCGGCACCAATGGCTATCTCGATCCGCTCCCGGTCAACAAGGTGCGCGCGTTCGAGGACGGCCTGCTCTCGCTGCTGCGCGGCAAGAACGCCGACATCCTCAACTCGATTCGCGACAGCCGCGATCTCTCCGACGACACCGCTGCCAAGCTGAAGTCGGTGGTCGAAGGTTTCGCGAAGTCGTTCGCATAA
- the atpD gene encoding F0F1 ATP synthase subunit beta: MATAANQIGRVTQVMGAVVDVQFEGGHLPAILNSLETKNGNIRLVLEVAQHLGESTVRTIAMDVTEGLVRGQEVTDTGEPIRVPVGEGTLGRIINVIGEPIDEAGPVKAEALRPIHQEAPTYTDQSTEAEILVTGIKVVDLLAPYAKGGKIGLFGGAGVGKTVLIQELINNVAKAHGGYSVFAGVGERTREGNDLYHEFIESKVNADPKNPDPSVKSKCALVFGQMNEPPGARARVALTGLTIAEDFRDKGQDVLFFVDNIFRFTQAGSEVSALLGRIPSAVGYQPTLATDMGALQERITTTQKGSITSVQAIYVPADDLTDPAPATSFAHLDATTTLSRSIAEKGIYPAVDPLDSTSRMLSPLVVGEEHYAVARQVQQVLQRYKALQDIIAILGMDELSEEDKLTVARARKVERFMSQPFHVAEIFTGSPGKFVDLADTIKGFKGLVEGKYDHLPEAAFYMVGTIEEAVEKGKKLAAEAA; this comes from the coding sequence ATGGCTACAGCAGCTAACCAGATCGGTCGCGTCACCCAGGTCATGGGCGCCGTCGTCGACGTTCAGTTCGAGGGCGGCCACCTCCCGGCCATTCTCAATTCGCTGGAAACCAAGAACGGCAACATTCGCCTCGTGCTGGAAGTTGCGCAGCATCTCGGTGAGTCCACGGTCCGCACGATCGCGATGGACGTGACCGAAGGTCTGGTCCGCGGCCAGGAAGTGACCGACACCGGCGAGCCGATCCGCGTTCCCGTCGGCGAAGGCACGCTCGGCCGCATCATCAACGTCATCGGCGAGCCGATCGACGAAGCAGGCCCGGTCAAGGCCGAAGCCCTGCGCCCCATCCACCAGGAAGCGCCGACCTACACCGACCAGTCGACCGAAGCCGAGATTCTCGTCACCGGCATCAAGGTCGTCGATCTTCTTGCTCCGTATGCGAAGGGCGGCAAGATCGGCCTGTTCGGCGGCGCCGGCGTCGGCAAGACCGTGCTGATTCAGGAGCTGATCAACAACGTCGCGAAGGCGCACGGTGGTTACTCCGTGTTCGCCGGCGTCGGCGAGCGCACCCGCGAAGGCAACGACCTCTATCACGAGTTCATCGAGTCCAAGGTCAACGCCGATCCTAAGAATCCGGATCCGAGCGTGAAGTCGAAGTGCGCGCTGGTGTTCGGCCAGATGAACGAGCCGCCGGGCGCCCGCGCTCGCGTCGCGCTCACCGGCCTGACCATCGCGGAAGACTTCCGCGACAAGGGCCAGGACGTGCTGTTCTTCGTCGACAACATCTTCCGATTCACCCAGGCCGGCTCGGAAGTGTCGGCGCTGCTCGGCCGTATTCCTTCGGCGGTGGGTTATCAGCCGACGCTCGCCACCGACATGGGCGCGCTGCAGGAGCGCATCACCACCACGCAGAAGGGCTCGATCACCTCGGTGCAGGCCATCTACGTCCCGGCCGACGACTTGACCGACCCGGCGCCCGCGACCTCGTTCGCGCATCTTGACGCGACCACCACGCTGTCGCGCTCGATCGCGGAAAAGGGCATCTACCCGGCGGTGGACCCGCTCGACTCGACCTCGCGCATGCTCTCCCCGCTGGTCGTCGGCGAGGAGCACTATGCGGTCGCCCGTCAGGTCCAGCAGGTGCTGCAGCGCTACAAGGCGCTCCAGGACATCATCGCCATTCTCGGCATGGACGAGCTTTCGGAAGAGGACAAGCTGACGGTGGCCCGCGCCCGCAAGGTCGAGCGCTTCATGTCGCAGCCGTTCCACGTCGCCGAAATCTTCACGGGTTCGCCGGGCAAGTTCGTCGACCTCGCCGACACCATCAAGGGCTTCAAGGGCCTGGTGGAAGGCAAGTACGACCACCTGCCGGAAGCCGCCTTCTACATGGTCGGCACCATCGAAGAAGCCGTCGAGAAGGGCAAGAAGCTCGCTGCTGAAGCGGCGTAA
- a CDS encoding F0F1 ATP synthase subunit epsilon translates to MATFHFDLVSPEKLAFSGEVDQVDIPGVEGDFGVLAGHAPVVAGIRPGILTITAGGRHEKIIVLGGLAEVSESGLTVLADVATSLDELDRAQFAETIAEMEENLKEHEGSELDQAIERLDHFKSIQHQLNSTAMH, encoded by the coding sequence ATGGCCACCTTCCATTTCGATCTCGTCTCTCCGGAAAAGCTCGCCTTCTCGGGTGAGGTCGATCAGGTCGACATCCCCGGCGTCGAGGGTGATTTCGGCGTGCTGGCGGGGCATGCACCGGTCGTGGCTGGGATCCGGCCCGGCATCCTCACCATCACCGCCGGCGGCCGCCACGAGAAGATCATCGTGCTTGGTGGTCTCGCCGAAGTCTCCGAAAGCGGCCTGACCGTGCTCGCCGACGTCGCGACGTCGCTGGACGAGCTCGATCGTGCGCAGTTCGCCGAGACCATCGCGGAGATGGAAGAGAATCTGAAGGAGCACGAAGGCTCCGAGCTCGATCAGGCCATCGAGCGGCTCGACCACTTCAAGAGCATCCAGCACCAGCTCAACTCTACGGCCATGCACTAA
- a CDS encoding F0F1 ATP synthase subunit gamma has protein sequence MASLKDMRVRIASTKATQKITKAMQMVAASRLRRAQQAAEAARPYADKMSAVISNIASAAAGSPGAPALLAGTGKDQVHLLLVCTGERGLSGAFNSSIVRLARDRALALMAQGKDVKFFCVGRKGYEQLRRQFDKQIVEHLDLRSVRQLGFVNAEDIARKVLARFDNGEFDVCTLFYAQFKSVIAQIPTAQQLIPLVVEEKAANAPSTSYEYEPEEDELLSGLLPRNIAVQIFRALLENNASFYGAQMSSMDNATRNAGEMIRKQTQIYNRTRQAQITKELIEIISGAEAV, from the coding sequence ATGGCGTCACTTAAAGACATGCGCGTGCGCATCGCCTCCACCAAGGCGACGCAAAAGATCACCAAGGCCATGCAGATGGTCGCTGCGTCCAGATTGCGTCGCGCCCAGCAGGCGGCCGAGGCGGCACGCCCCTATGCCGACAAGATGAGCGCGGTGATCTCCAACATCGCCAGCGCCGCCGCGGGATCGCCCGGCGCACCGGCGCTGCTCGCCGGCACCGGCAAGGACCAGGTTCACCTGCTGCTGGTCTGCACCGGCGAGCGCGGCCTGTCCGGCGCCTTCAACTCCTCGATCGTGCGCCTCGCCCGCGACCGCGCCCTGGCGCTGATGGCGCAGGGCAAGGACGTGAAGTTCTTCTGCGTCGGCCGCAAGGGTTACGAGCAGCTGCGCCGCCAGTTCGACAAGCAGATCGTCGAGCATCTCGACCTGCGCAGCGTTCGTCAGCTCGGCTTCGTCAATGCCGAGGACATCGCCAGGAAGGTGCTTGCCCGCTTCGACAACGGCGAGTTCGACGTCTGCACGCTGTTCTACGCGCAGTTCAAATCGGTGATCGCCCAGATCCCGACCGCGCAGCAGCTCATTCCGCTGGTCGTGGAAGAAAAGGCGGCGAATGCACCGTCGACGTCTTACGAATATGAGCCGGAGGAGGACGAACTCCTGTCGGGCCTGTTGCCGCGCAACATTGCGGTGCAGATCTTCCGCGCGCTGCTGGAAAACAACGCTTCGTTCTACGGCGCGCAGATGAGCTCGATGGATAACGCCACCCGCAACGCCGGCGAAATGATCCGCAAGCAAACCCAGATCTATAACCGAACCCGTCAAGCCCAGATCACCAAGGAGCTGATCGAGATCATCTCCGGCGCCGAGGCGGTCTGA
- a CDS encoding RNA pyrophosphohydrolase, with protein MTHEKPYRPNVGIALFNADGRVLIGHRFKGDGPEIILPGLDWQMPQGGVDEGENLRDAAMRELWEETSVVSAVYLGETDWLTYEFPPYDGPQTHRLAKFRGQRQKWFALRFTGTEDEIDPLTPRNDQPAEFDAWRWERLDRVADLVVPFRRDVYRAVAEQFATFAN; from the coding sequence GTGACCCATGAAAAACCTTACCGCCCCAACGTCGGCATCGCCCTGTTCAATGCCGACGGCCGCGTGCTGATCGGCCACCGCTTCAAGGGCGACGGGCCCGAGATCATCCTGCCAGGTCTCGACTGGCAGATGCCGCAGGGCGGCGTCGACGAGGGCGAGAATCTGCGCGATGCCGCGATGCGCGAGCTCTGGGAGGAGACCAGCGTCGTCAGCGCCGTCTATCTCGGCGAGACCGACTGGCTCACCTACGAATTCCCGCCTTACGACGGACCGCAGACGCATCGCCTCGCGAAATTTCGCGGCCAGCGCCAGAAATGGTTCGCTCTGCGCTTCACCGGCACGGAGGATGAGATCGATCCGCTGACGCCGCGCAACGATCAGCCGGCCGAGTTCGACGCCTGGCGCTGGGAGCGTCTCGACCGTGTCGCGGACCTCGTGGTGCCGTTCCGGCGCGACGTCTACCGCGCGGTGGCGGAGCAGTTTGCCACCTTCGCAAACTAG
- a CDS encoding divergent polysaccharide deacetylase family protein, with amino-acid sequence MTETADDLSAPLGQDKPRRKRRLRLPFTAMQLLAALLGLFLVTFAGFAIFNKDPLGGEPMSRIAINATDKAADQKPAAAGHGSESKPEGKHETKDAPKQAGEQKTVTMIDGSTGARHDVVIGGDAADKGDAAAAAPPVMTGIDPKLLEKSRYGMIPAVAGDLKPFNVYAADADRAKAAKMPVVAILIGGLGVGAAKTTDAIMKLPPAVTLAFTPYGSDPGKLAERARAQRHEIFLQIPMEPYDFPDNDPGPQTLLTSLSADQNMDRLYWHLSRMQGYAGLTNFMGARFIATEPAMQPIIRESAKRGLGFFDDGSSPRSIASQAAASQAMPYGKGDIAIDVVPTPTEIDRALNKLEATARERGVAVGTASALPVSIERIGAWTKTLADRGILLVPLTTAMLKSKSS; translated from the coding sequence ATGACTGAAACGGCCGATGATCTGAGCGCCCCGCTCGGACAGGACAAGCCGCGCCGGAAACGCCGGCTGCGGCTGCCGTTCACGGCCATGCAGCTGCTGGCCGCCCTGCTCGGCCTGTTCCTGGTTACCTTTGCCGGCTTCGCCATCTTCAACAAGGATCCGCTCGGCGGCGAGCCGATGAGCCGGATCGCGATCAATGCGACGGACAAGGCAGCCGACCAGAAGCCCGCCGCCGCAGGCCATGGTTCGGAAAGCAAGCCAGAGGGCAAGCACGAGACCAAGGACGCGCCGAAGCAGGCGGGCGAGCAGAAGACCGTCACCATGATCGACGGCTCCACCGGCGCACGCCATGACGTGGTGATCGGCGGCGATGCCGCCGACAAGGGCGATGCCGCGGCCGCCGCGCCGCCCGTCATGACCGGGATTGACCCAAAGCTGCTGGAGAAGTCGCGCTACGGCATGATCCCGGCGGTCGCCGGCGACTTGAAGCCGTTCAACGTGTATGCGGCCGATGCCGACCGCGCCAAGGCCGCCAAGATGCCCGTGGTCGCGATCCTGATCGGCGGACTCGGCGTCGGTGCGGCCAAGACCACCGACGCGATCATGAAGCTGCCGCCGGCGGTGACATTGGCCTTCACGCCCTACGGATCCGACCCGGGCAAGCTCGCCGAGCGCGCCCGCGCTCAGCGCCACGAGATCTTCCTGCAGATCCCGATGGAGCCCTACGACTTTCCCGACAACGATCCCGGGCCGCAGACGCTGCTGACCTCGCTGAGCGCCGACCAGAACATGGACCGTCTGTACTGGCATCTGAGCCGGATGCAGGGCTATGCCGGCCTTACCAATTTCATGGGTGCCCGCTTCATCGCGACGGAGCCGGCGATGCAGCCGATCATCCGCGAGTCGGCCAAGCGCGGGCTCGGTTTCTTCGACGACGGCTCCTCGCCCCGCAGCATCGCGTCCCAGGCCGCGGCCAGCCAGGCGATGCCGTACGGCAAGGGCGACATCGCGATCGACGTGGTGCCGACCCCCACCGAGATCGACCGCGCCCTGAACAAGCTCGAAGCGACGGCGCGCGAGCGCGGCGTCGCTGTCGGCACCGCCTCGGCCCTGCCCGTGTCGATCGAGCGCATCGGCGCCTGGACCAAGACCTTGGCCGACCGGGGTATCCTTTTGGTGCCATTGACAACCGCGATGCTGAAATCAAAATCCAGCTAA
- a CDS encoding adenylate/guanylate cyclase domain-containing protein: MKRKIAAIFAADIAGYSRLVAEDEEETLRRLASYREVVDDFIAKAGGRIFNTAGDAVLAEFPSAVDAVRCAIDIQESLRTRNMAYPPSRQMSFRIGVTIGDVVERDGDLLGEGVNIAARLEGLAEVGGICVSRAVHEQVANKLSVQFADIGAQEVKNIPTPVHAYMVAMRREDGSYGKPQPKKAGAKLAAAPVWMWPLVVAVVSVAAIGVTGLLYNTKLKQTASVTPPPVAAPIANAASASPMPTQMAKAPMAPMMPPNAGAAMAPMPAPSPSASPMAGMFSAESVPFINERVRHYLAGDYATAGDHKAFALNVGGFTGSALNQPSEEAARNMAIEQCQKRADAAQSPRRCELYAVGNTVVYAHGKPPMPPQPWVRHDAMTERPFASKDFPMVRDPQKVRLENIFVPAAKSRSVALGPGGQYFMVMGALPADDAARRSLESCGAIAGVACLVVAVDDNFVVPIPTLFRITGFFNAASNASIVADARAEIMRKLEGAMGWTAVAVGTAGRPGLGLKAAEEQAAVTAALADCAKRDSDCRVIAVGPFTVGPIN, translated from the coding sequence ATGAAACGCAAGATCGCAGCGATTTTCGCAGCCGATATTGCCGGTTATTCACGACTGGTCGCGGAAGATGAGGAGGAGACGCTGCGGCGTCTGGCCTCCTATCGCGAGGTTGTCGACGATTTCATCGCGAAGGCCGGCGGACGCATCTTCAACACGGCGGGCGATGCCGTGCTCGCGGAATTTCCGAGCGCGGTCGATGCGGTGCGCTGCGCCATCGACATCCAGGAATCGTTGCGAACCCGCAATATGGCCTATCCGCCGAGCCGGCAGATGTCGTTTCGCATCGGCGTCACCATTGGCGACGTCGTCGAGCGCGACGGCGATCTGCTGGGCGAGGGCGTCAACATCGCGGCGCGGCTGGAAGGCCTCGCCGAGGTCGGCGGCATCTGCGTCTCCCGCGCCGTGCATGAGCAGGTCGCCAACAAGCTGTCGGTTCAGTTCGCCGATATCGGCGCGCAGGAGGTCAAGAACATCCCGACGCCCGTGCACGCCTACATGGTGGCGATGCGGCGCGAGGACGGCAGCTATGGCAAGCCGCAGCCGAAGAAGGCCGGCGCAAAGCTCGCCGCCGCGCCGGTGTGGATGTGGCCGCTGGTGGTTGCCGTCGTCTCGGTCGCCGCGATCGGCGTCACCGGCTTGCTCTACAACACCAAGCTGAAGCAGACGGCGAGCGTCACGCCGCCGCCGGTCGCAGCGCCGATCGCAAATGCAGCGTCGGCAAGCCCGATGCCGACCCAGATGGCGAAAGCGCCGATGGCGCCCATGATGCCGCCGAATGCCGGCGCTGCGATGGCGCCGATGCCCGCACCGTCACCATCGGCTTCGCCGATGGCCGGAATGTTTTCTGCCGAGAGCGTCCCCTTCATCAATGAGCGCGTCCGCCATTACCTCGCTGGCGATTATGCCACGGCGGGCGACCACAAGGCCTTCGCGCTCAATGTCGGCGGCTTCACGGGCTCGGCGTTGAACCAGCCGAGCGAGGAAGCCGCGCGTAACATGGCGATCGAGCAGTGCCAGAAGCGCGCCGATGCCGCGCAATCGCCGCGGCGCTGCGAGCTCTACGCGGTCGGCAACACCGTCGTGTACGCGCATGGCAAGCCGCCGATGCCGCCGCAGCCCTGGGTGAGGCACGATGCGATGACGGAGCGGCCGTTCGCGTCGAAGGACTTCCCGATGGTGCGCGATCCCCAGAAGGTCAGGCTCGAGAACATATTCGTGCCGGCGGCGAAATCGCGCTCGGTCGCGCTCGGGCCGGGCGGGCAATATTTCATGGTGATGGGCGCCTTGCCCGCGGACGATGCGGCGCGGCGCTCCCTGGAATCCTGCGGCGCCATCGCCGGCGTGGCCTGCCTGGTCGTCGCGGTCGACGACAATTTCGTCGTGCCGATCCCGACCCTGTTCAGGATCACCGGCTTCTTCAACGCCGCCTCCAACGCCTCGATCGTGGCGGATGCGCGCGCCGAGATCATGCGCAAGCTCGAGGGCGCCATGGGCTGGACTGCCGTCGCCGTCGGCACCGCGGGCCGGCCCGGCCTCGGCCTGAAGGCCGCCGAGGAGCAGGCCGCCGTGACCGCCGCGCTCGCCGACTGCGCCAAGCGCGACAGCGATTGCCGCGTCATCGCGGTCGGCCCGTTCACGGTGGGTCCGATCAATTAG
- a CDS encoding S41 family peptidase, with product MMRKTSVILLSAATGAALTLFVTQPRAVFMGSSARAATADTYRQLNLFGDVFERVRSDYVEKPDDTKLIESAISGMLTGLDPHSSYMDAKSFRDMQVQTRGEFGGLGIEVTMEDGLIKVVSPIDDTPASRAGIMANDIITNLDDEAVQGLTLNQAVEKMRGPVNTKIKLKIIRKGQDNPLDVTLVRDNIRVRSVRARVEQDDIGYIRITTFNEQTTEGLKREVGNLSNQIGDKLKGYIIDLRNNPGGLLEEAVTVSDSFLEKGEIVSTRGRNAEETQRRTAHAGDLTKGKPVIVLVNGGSASASEIVAGALQDHKRATIVGTRSFGKGSVQTIIPLGSGNGALRLTTARYYTPSGKSIQAKGIVPDIEVLQDVPDELKSRTDTKGEASLRGHLKNDGDEKTGSQSYVPPDAKDDKALKVAGDLLHGIKNSASAAPTPGGDNKATTDKPKAAN from the coding sequence ATGATGCGCAAGACTTCAGTAATCCTCCTCAGCGCAGCCACCGGTGCGGCGCTGACGCTGTTCGTGACCCAGCCGCGCGCGGTGTTCATGGGTTCGAGCGCGCGGGCCGCCACTGCGGACACCTATCGCCAGCTCAACCTTTTCGGCGACGTCTTCGAGCGCGTGCGCTCCGACTATGTCGAGAAGCCCGATGACACCAAGCTGATCGAATCCGCCATCAGCGGCATGCTCACCGGCCTCGATCCGCATTCGAGCTACATGGACGCCAAGAGCTTCCGCGACATGCAGGTGCAGACCCGCGGCGAGTTCGGCGGCCTCGGCATCGAGGTCACGATGGAAGACGGCCTGATCAAGGTGGTGTCGCCGATCGACGACACGCCGGCTTCGCGCGCCGGCATCATGGCCAACGACATCATCACCAATCTCGACGACGAAGCGGTGCAGGGCCTGACCCTGAACCAGGCGGTCGAGAAGATGCGCGGTCCGGTCAACACCAAGATCAAGCTCAAGATCATCCGCAAGGGCCAGGACAATCCGCTCGACGTCACGCTCGTGCGCGACAACATCCGCGTCCGCTCGGTGCGCGCGCGCGTCGAGCAGGACGACATCGGCTACATCCGCATCACCACCTTCAACGAGCAGACCACCGAAGGCCTCAAGCGCGAAGTCGGCAACCTCTCGAACCAGATCGGCGACAAGCTCAAGGGCTACATCATCGACCTGCGCAACAATCCGGGCGGCCTGCTCGAGGAAGCGGTCACCGTCTCGGACTCGTTCCTGGAAAAGGGCGAGATCGTCTCGACCCGCGGCCGCAATGCCGAGGAGACCCAGCGCCGCACCGCGCATGCGGGCGATCTCACCAAGGGCAAGCCGGTCATCGTGCTGGTCAATGGCGGCTCGGCCTCCGCGTCCGAGATCGTCGCCGGCGCGCTGCAGGACCACAAGCGCGCGACCATCGTCGGCACGCGCTCGTTCGGCAAGGGCTCGGTGCAGACCATCATTCCGCTCGGCTCGGGCAACGGCGCGCTGCGGCTGACCACGGCGCGCTATTACACGCCGTCGGGCAAGTCGATCCAGGCCAAGGGCATCGTGCCCGACATCGAAGTGCTGCAGGACGTGCCGGACGAGCTGAAGTCCCGCACCGACACCAAGGGCGAAGCGTCGCTGCGCGGCCATCTCAAGAACGACGGCGACGAGAAGACCGGCTCGCAGTCCTACGTCCCGCCGGACGCCAAGGACGACAAGGCGCTCAAGGTCGCCGGCGACCTGCTCCACGGCATCAAGAACAGCGCCTCGGCCGCACCGACGCCGGGCGGCGACAACAAGGCCACCACCGACAAGCCCAAAGCGGCGAACTAA
- a CDS encoding RNA pyrophosphohydrolase: MARYEDLPYRTCVGVMLINTKGLVFIGRRAGGIEHVDDTHVWQMPQGGVDPGEDTWEAAKRELYEETSVRSVDRLGEVPDWLTYDIPRTVAGRAWKGRYRGQRQKWFAVRFAGEDSEINVANPGGGGHKAEFVSWRWEPMKNLPKLIIPFKRPVYERVVKEFSALAGD; this comes from the coding sequence ATGGCGCGTTACGAAGATCTGCCCTACCGGACCTGCGTCGGTGTGATGCTGATCAACACGAAGGGACTGGTGTTCATCGGCCGCCGCGCCGGAGGCATCGAGCATGTCGACGACACCCATGTCTGGCAGATGCCGCAAGGCGGCGTCGATCCCGGCGAAGACACCTGGGAGGCCGCCAAGCGCGAGCTCTATGAGGAGACCAGCGTACGCTCGGTCGATCGGCTCGGCGAAGTCCCGGACTGGCTCACCTACGACATTCCCCGCACGGTCGCGGGCCGCGCCTGGAAGGGCCGTTACCGCGGCCAGCGCCAGAAATGGTTCGCAGTGCGCTTCGCCGGCGAGGACAGCGAGATCAATGTCGCCAATCCCGGCGGCGGCGGGCACAAGGCCGAGTTCGTCAGCTGGCGCTGGGAGCCGATGAAGAACCTCCCCAAATTGATCATCCCGTTCAAGCGCCCGGTCTATGAGCGCGTGGTGAAGGAATTTTCCGCGCTGGCGGGGGATTGA